Proteins encoded within one genomic window of Lynx canadensis isolate LIC74 chromosome B4, mLynCan4.pri.v2, whole genome shotgun sequence:
- the LOC115518120 gene encoding keratin, type II cytoskeletal 2 oral — MNRQVCKKSFSGGSQGFSGRSAVVSGSSRMSCVARSGGASGGACGFRGGAGGFGSRSLYSLGGNKSISISVAGGSRAGGFGGGRSSCGSGFGGGYGGGFGGGFGGGRGMGGGFGGAGGFGGAGGFGGPGGFGGPGGFGGPGGFGPGGFPGGIQEVTVNQSLLQPLNVEIDPQIGQVKTQEREQIKTLNNKFASFIDKVRFLEQQNKVLETKWNLLQQQGTGTGSGPNNLEPLFESYISFLRRQLDLVLGERGNLEGELKNMQDLVEDFKKKYEDEINKRNAAENEFVGLKKDVDAAYMNKVELQAKVDSLTDELNFLRTLYEMELSQMQSHVSDTSVVLSMDNNRCLDLDSIIAEVKAQYEEIAQRSKAEAEALYQTKLGELQTTAGRHGDDLKNTKSEIMELNRMIQRLQAEIENVKKQNANLQVAIAEAEQRGELALKDANAKLQELQAALQKAKDDLARLLRDYQELMNVKLALDMEIATYRKLLEGEECRMSGECQSAVCISVISNVTSTSSGSAGSHGGVSASSSGGYRGGSSSRGSSGGYGGLSGGSSGGYQSGSSGGRVSSGGSSSVSRSGIGSASGGIQTSGGSSYKSGSGGSTSIRFSQTTSSSQHCSK; from the exons ATGAACAGACAAGTCTGCAAGAAGTCCTTCAGTGGCGGCAGCCAGGGCTTCTCGGGTCGCTCTGCCGTGGTCTCAGGAAGCAGCAGGATGAGCTGTGTGGCCCGCTCGGGGGGAGCCAGCGGAGGGGCCTGCGGGTTCCGGGGTGGGGCGGGTGGCTTTGGCAGTCGCAGCCTCTACAGCCTGGGTGGCAACAAGAGCATCTCCATCAGCGTGGCCGGTGGCTCCCGGGCTGGTGGCTTTGGGGGAGGGCGTAGCAGCTGTGGCAGTGGCTTTGGGGGTGGCTATGGAGGTGGCTTTGGTGGTGGCTTTGGTGGTGGCAGAGGAATGGGAGGTGGCTTTGGAGGGGCTGGTGGCTTTGGAGGGGCTGGTGGCTTTGGAGGGCCTGGTGGCTTTGGAGGGCCCGGTGGCTTTGGTGGGCCCGGTGGCTTTGGTCCTGGTGGCTTCCCTGGGGGAATTCAGGAAGTGACTGTGAACCAGAGCCTCCTGCAGCCCCTCAATGTGGAGATCGACCCCCAGATTGGGCAAGTAAAGACCCAGGAGCGCGAGCAGATCAAGACCCTCAACAACAAGTTCGCTTCCTTCATCGACAAG GTGCGGTTCCTGGAGCAGCAGAACAAGGTCCTGGAGACCAAGTGGAACCTGCTCCAGCAGCAGGGCACAGGCACTGGCTCAGGCCCCAACAACCTGGAGCCTCTCTTTGAATCCTACATCAGTTTCCTACGCAGGCAGTTGGATTTGgttctgggggagagggggaaccTGGAAGGAGAGCTGAAGAACATGCAGGACCTCGTGGAGGACTTCAAAAAGAA ATATGAAGATGAGATCAACAAGCGCAATGCAGCTGAGAATGAGTTTGTGGGGCTCAAGAAG GATGTGGATGCTGCGTACATGAACAAGGTGGAGCTACAGGCCAAGGTGGACAGCCTGACAGATGAACTGAACTTCCTGAGGACCCTCTATGAGATg GAGCTGTCTCAGATGCAGAGTCATGTCAGTGACACATCCGTGGTCCTGTCCATGGACAACAACCGCTGCCTGGACCTGGACAGCATCATCGCCGAGGTCAAGGCCCAGTATGAGGAAATTGCCCAGAGAAGCAAGGCAGAGGCTGAGGCTCTGTACCAGACCAAG CTTGGGGAGCTGCAGACCACGGCCGGCAGGCATGGAGATGACCTCAAGAACACTAAGAGTGAGATCATGGAGCTCAACAGGATGATTCAGAGGCTGCAGGCCGAGATCGAGAATGTTAAGAAGCAG AACGCCAACCTGCAGGTGGCCATCGCTGAAGCTGAGCAGCGTGGGGAGCTGGCCCTCAAGGATGCCAATGCAAAGCTCCAAGAGCTGCAGGCTGCCTTACAGAAGGCCAAAGATGACCTGGCCCGGCTGCTGCGGGACTACCAGGAGTTGATGAACGTGAAGCTGGCCCTAGACATGGAGATCGCCACCTACCGCAAGCTTCTGGAGGGCGAGGAATGCAG gATGTCTGGAGAGTGTCAGAGTGCTGTGTGCATTT CGGTGATCAGCAATGTCACCAGCACCAGCAGCGGCTCTGCTGGAAGCCACGGAGGGGTCAGTGCCAGCAGCAGCGGTGGCTACAgaggcggcagcagcagcagaggcagcAGTGGTGGCTATGGAGGGCTCAGTGGTGGCAGCAGCGGCGGCTACCAGAGTGGCAGCAGCGGGGGCAGGGTCAGCAGCGGAGGCAGCAGCTCTGTGAGCCGGAGTGGAATTGGCTCCGCCTCTGGTGGCATCCAGACCTCAGGAGGCAGCAGCTATAAGTCTGGCAGTGGAGGCAGCACCAGCATCCGCTTCTCCCAGACCACCAGCTCGAGCCAGCACTGC